The following nucleotide sequence is from Paeniglutamicibacter kerguelensis.
CGGGCTCGAGGACGGCAGGGCCCGCGGGCTCTACTCGGGCGCGGTCGGCTACTTTTCGGCCACCGGGGCCACCGACCTGTCGGTGGTCATCCGCACGCTCGTGATGGTCCGTGAACCGGAGCAGGACCTGTGGAACCTCAGCCTCGGCGTCGGCGGTGCCATCACCGCGGACTCATCACCGCAGGAAGAATGGGACGAGGTCCGCACCAAGGCCTTCGGCGTGTTGTCGGCGCTGGGCTCGGTGTTCCCCGACGCATCGGACTGAACCCGGGCGGCGCATGGTTCGCCCGGGCGTCCACGGCAGGGTGTTTACTGCAGGGTGGCCGAGAGCCGTGCTACGTTGTCGATCCAGCGGCTGAGCGGCTTGCGGCTCTTCCATTCCCCCAGGGTCAGCTCCACCGATTCCGCGCGGTAGCTGTCCTGCACCCGCATGAGTTCGGCCACCATGTCCGGGCCCAGGAGCATCAGGGTGATCTCCAGGTTCAGCGAGAACGATCGTATGTCCATGTTTGAGGAGCCGAACACCGCGACCTCGTCGTCCACGGTAAAGCACTTCGAGTGCAACACGTCCGGGGCCCGGTAGCGGTAAATCCGCACCCCCGCTTTCAGCAGCACCTCGTAGTAGGACTGCTGCGCCCGGTGGACCAGGAACTGGTCCCCCTTTTCGCAGACAAAGAGTTCCACCGCCACGCCGCGCTGGGCGGCCGTGGTGATCGCGTACAGCAGCGAATCGTCGGGCACAAAATAGGGGCTGGTGATGGAGAGCCGTTCGGTTGCCGAGTAGATCAGGGTGTTGAACAGCCGGAGGTTGTTTTCGGTCTCGAAGCCGGGTCCGCTGGGCACCAGCTGGCCGATCGCCTCGCCCGCGTCCGGCGTCTCCCGGATGATGGTCTCCACGTCGGCGAGGTCCCGCATCAGGTCCTCGTCGCTTTCCTGTTCCTGCGACCAGTCCGTTGCAAAGACCACGTCCAGGCTGGTGACCAACGGCCCGCGGACCTTGGCCATGAGTTCAACCCACGCGCGGCCGCTTTTGCGGGAAGAAGCCCGCTTGTAGCCCGGTTCGATCAGGTTCTGGCTCCCGGTGAACGCCACGTGCCCGTCCACGACCACGATCTTGCGGTGGTTGCGCAGGTCCGGGCGCCGCCATTGGCGCTGGAAGGGCGCCAACGGAAGCATGCGGCGCCAGTGGATGCCGGCGTCGGTCATCCGCCGGGTCAGCGCCAGGTAGCCCTTGACCCGGATTGTCCCGAGGTGGTCGAAGAGCACACGGACCTTGACGCCACGGTCCACCGCGCGTTCCAGGGCTTCGAGGATCGGGCCCACATAGGTTTCGTCGTCGCCCATAATGTAGAACTGCACGTGGATGTAGCGTTGTGCCCTGTCGATTTCATGGCGCATCTGGACAAAGGATTCGGCGTAGCCGGTGATGAACTCGACGGCGTTTCCCTTTTGCAGAGGCAGCGCCCCGAGCGCCTTGTTGAGCGCCACGGCCGAGAGCACCCAGTCCGGGGCATCGGGCACCGCCTGGTCAGCGGCCATGTGCTGGGTGGTTTCAAGGATCGAGTCGTTGACGCGCTTTTGCCGGAGGGTGCGCCTGCGGGAGAGCTTGATGTTGGCAAAGAGCAGGTACAGCAGCAATCCGACGACCGGGAGGAAAAAGATGGCCAGAAGCCACGCCATGGCGGTTGTCGGGCGGCGGTTGCCCGGAACGATCCCGATCATGGTGATGCGGATAACGATCTCCAGGGTGACGGCGACCGACCACAGGGCTGCGCCGACGGTGAGTGCACCGCTGCCAGCATCCATGACTTCCTCCTTGCCAGAGCCGCCATCAGGCCCCCATTACCAGCGTACCTTCAGTGCCAGGTCCAGCCGGGAAATTCCGGCCCGGCCGGTGCCGGTTTCCGCCGCAGGCCCCGGTGCACCGGTAATCTTGTAGCCATGACTGCACTTGTGTTCCTTGACCCCGATTACCCCGCCGGCCGCATCGCCGATGCAATGACTCCACAGCTCTCGGTCCTGGACCAGGGTGTTACCCGCGGGGACGGGGTCTTCGAGTCCGTGCTCTACACGCGCTCGGTGGTCCGCAAGATCGACGCGCACCTGGCCCGCCTGCGGGTGTCGGCCGATACCTGCGACCTGGCGATCCCCGGCGAGGAAGCGTGGCGTGCAGCCATTGCCACGGCCGTTGAAACATTCGACGCAAGCACCCCGAGCGAAGAGGCCGTGGTGAAGCTGATCGCGACGCGAGGCACCGAGGGAACCGCCCACGGCACCTGCTGGGTCACGGTCTCCGCGGCCCCCGAGCTCGGACGCACCCAGCGCGACAGCGGGATCAGCGTGATCCTGCTGGACCGCGGCTACGATTCGACGGTCGCCGAGCGTTCGCCCTGGCTGCTGATGGGTGCCAAGACCCTTTCCTACGCCGTGAACATGGCGGCCCTGCGCCATGCCAAGAAGAACGGCGCCGACGACGTCATTTTCATCTCCAGCGACGGAATCGTCTTGGAGGGCCCGACCTCTACCGTGTTGATGGCCCACCGCGACGGTGATGTCAAGCGGCTGATCACCCCGACCCTGGAAACCGGGATCCTTCCCGGCACCACCCAGGGCGCAATCTTCGATGCGGCCAAGGCCGCCGGCTGGGTGCTGGGCTACGGCCCGCTGACCCCCGAAAACCTCATGGACGCCGAAGCGGTCTGGCTGGTCTCCAGCGTGCGCCTGCTGACACCGGTGAACTCCATCGACGGCGTCGGCGTTGCCCGCGATGCGGAACTCCACGCGGAGCTCACCGCAATGGTCGATTCGATCGGCTAGGGCCGGGCATGCATCGCGAAGTGCGGGAGATCCCGGCATGAGCAAGGGATTCGCGGTGGTTCCCGCCGCATACGTGCTGTTTCTTCGCGGCGACCGGGTCCTGCTGCAATTGCGGCAAAACACCGGTTTCATGGACGGGCATTGGGCCTGCGCCGCAGCAGGGCACGTGG
It contains:
- a CDS encoding aminodeoxychorismate lyase, with protein sequence MTALVFLDPDYPAGRIADAMTPQLSVLDQGVTRGDGVFESVLYTRSVVRKIDAHLARLRVSADTCDLAIPGEEAWRAAIATAVETFDASTPSEEAVVKLIATRGTEGTAHGTCWVTVSAAPELGRTQRDSGISVILLDRGYDSTVAERSPWLLMGAKTLSYAVNMAALRHAKKNGADDVIFISSDGIVLEGPTSTVLMAHRDGDVKRLITPTLETGILPGTTQGAIFDAAKAAGWVLGYGPLTPENLMDAEAVWLVSSVRLLTPVNSIDGVGVARDAELHAELTAMVDSIG
- the cls gene encoding cardiolipin synthase, whose product is MDAGSGALTVGAALWSVAVTLEIVIRITMIGIVPGNRRPTTAMAWLLAIFFLPVVGLLLYLLFANIKLSRRRTLRQKRVNDSILETTQHMAADQAVPDAPDWVLSAVALNKALGALPLQKGNAVEFITGYAESFVQMRHEIDRAQRYIHVQFYIMGDDETYVGPILEALERAVDRGVKVRVLFDHLGTIRVKGYLALTRRMTDAGIHWRRMLPLAPFQRQWRRPDLRNHRKIVVVDGHVAFTGSQNLIEPGYKRASSRKSGRAWVELMAKVRGPLVTSLDVVFATDWSQEQESDEDLMRDLADVETIIRETPDAGEAIGQLVPSGPGFETENNLRLFNTLIYSATERLSITSPYFVPDDSLLYAITTAAQRGVAVELFVCEKGDQFLVHRAQQSYYEVLLKAGVRIYRYRAPDVLHSKCFTVDDEVAVFGSSNMDIRSFSLNLEITLMLLGPDMVAELMRVQDSYRAESVELTLGEWKSRKPLSRWIDNVARLSATLQ